In the genome of Dermacentor silvarum isolate Dsil-2018 chromosome 1, BIME_Dsil_1.4, whole genome shotgun sequence, one region contains:
- the LOC125944230 gene encoding uncharacterized protein LOC125944230 produces MIQALSGAVKTLSAVPKCAHPAVRLAVPTYSGYGDLLSARDYCYSLARYQRALGLNDQDVLGRVVPVALTDSAARWYRLSGHRATTLEEFRAAFLREFLPADYESRMRRELGLRTQAPDESLQEYVRAMQDLFLIAEPNASNEERVERVIRQAHPTFSAYLRGGRFRNLEELAAEAKRIQGDIIAARAYRPPPPASEALEPSCAWREPEPFPQRQQPGQAAFAAASGCVWELSARALDPYTHGRRAACAEPPTETHAQGRFSTQRIAEGNARYQAASRPRQGAEAAPPRERYRGGVRCFRCQQRGHIARDCTAPRSPVRSGNGIAGRS; encoded by the coding sequence atgatccaggcgctctctggggcagttaaaacgctgtcggctgttccgaaatgcgctcaccccgctgtacggttggcagtcccgacctacagcggatacggtgacctgctcagtgccagggactactgttactccctcgcacgctaccagagagctctgggtttgaacgatcaggatgtactcggacgcgtcgtccctgttgcactcactgactcggcggctaggtggtacaGGCTTTCCGGACACCGTGCAACAACCCTCGAGGAGTTCCGCGCGGCATTCCTGCGTGAATTCCTACCCGCTGACTACGAGAGTAGGATGCGGCGAGAGCTTGGGCTTCGTACCCAGGCTCCTGatgagtcgcttcaggagtacgtacggGCGATGCAAGACCTTTTCTTAATCGCCGAGCCCAATGCCTCGAACGAGGAACGCGTCGAACGGGTGATCAGGCAGGCACATCCGACCTTTTCGGCGTACCTGCGCGGCGGCCGCTTCCGTAATCTGGAGGAATTAGCCGCCGAGGCAAAGCGCATTCAAGGCGACATTATCGCCGCGCGCGCctatcgcccaccgccgcccgccagcgaggcccttgagccgagctgcgcgtggagagagcctgagccctttccccaacggcaacaacccggccaagctgcctttgcggctgcaagcgggtgtgtttgggagctgagcgcgcgcgctctcgaCCCCTACACGCACGGGAGACGGGCAGCCTGTGCTGAGCCACCGACCGAAACGCATGCGCAGGGACGCTTTTCGacccagcgcatcgcggagggaaacgctcgttatcaagcggcgagccgaccccggcagggagctgaggctgctccgcctcgggaaagataccgcggcggagtacgctgttttcgctgccaacaacgagggcacattgcaagggattgcaccgcgccccggtctcctgtgaggtcgggaaacgg